In Morganella morganii, the following are encoded in one genomic region:
- a CDS encoding NAD(P)/FAD-dependent oxidoreductase translates to MKISRRKLILGVGAAGVLAGGASVLVPMVRRDGKFVESTSRAKHVDGTEGALPKESDAVIIGGGMMGIMTAINLAERGMSVTVLEKGEIAGEQSGRAYSQIISYKTSKEIFPLHHYGKMLWRGMNEKIGADTSYRTQGRVEVPSSAEDLANSQAWVESAKEWAADFEAPLNTRFIQGDELKKRLVDAKTDWPIAGFEEDSGSVDPETGVPVLAQYAKSLGVKIYTNCAVRGIETAGGKVSDVVTEKGAIKTSHVVLTGGIWSRLFMGNLGIDIPTLNVYLSQQRVSGVPGAPRGNVHLPSGIHFREQADGTYAVAPRIFTSSVVKDSFLLGPKFLHLLGGGELPLEFSIGEDLFNSFKMATSWNLDEVTPFETYRIATATQNTEHLDAVFARMKAEFPVFEQSKVVERWGAVVAPTYDELPIISEVKEYPGLVINTATVWGMTEGPASGEITADIVTGKKPVIDPAPFSLSRFS, encoded by the coding sequence ATGAAAATCTCACGCAGAAAGTTAATTTTAGGGGTTGGTGCTGCCGGCGTACTGGCAGGTGGTGCTTCAGTATTAGTTCCTATGGTTCGCCGCGACGGCAAATTTGTGGAATCGACTTCACGCGCAAAACATGTTGACGGCACCGAAGGTGCATTACCGAAAGAGTCCGATGCAGTCATTATCGGCGGCGGCATGATGGGGATCATGACAGCGATTAACCTGGCGGAAAGAGGCATGAGCGTCACCGTCCTGGAAAAAGGTGAAATCGCCGGTGAGCAGTCCGGACGTGCTTACAGCCAGATCATCAGCTACAAAACATCAAAAGAAATTTTCCCGCTGCACCATTACGGCAAAATGTTATGGCGCGGTATGAATGAAAAAATCGGAGCGGATACCAGCTATCGTACCCAGGGCCGTGTTGAGGTACCGTCAAGTGCGGAAGATCTCGCAAACTCACAGGCCTGGGTTGAGAGTGCCAAAGAGTGGGCTGCTGATTTCGAAGCACCGCTCAACACCCGTTTCATTCAGGGCGACGAACTGAAAAAACGCCTGGTTGATGCCAAAACAGACTGGCCGATTGCCGGTTTTGAAGAAGATTCAGGCAGTGTTGACCCGGAAACCGGTGTACCGGTTCTGGCGCAGTATGCCAAGTCTCTGGGTGTTAAAATCTACACTAACTGCGCGGTCCGTGGTATCGAAACTGCCGGTGGTAAAGTCTCTGATGTGGTCACAGAGAAGGGTGCAATCAAAACCTCTCATGTGGTCCTGACCGGCGGTATCTGGTCACGCCTGTTTATGGGTAACCTGGGCATTGATATCCCGACACTGAACGTCTATCTGTCACAACAGCGTGTTTCCGGCGTTCCGGGCGCACCACGCGGTAACGTGCATCTGCCGAGCGGCATTCACTTCCGCGAGCAGGCAGACGGCACATATGCCGTGGCACCGCGTATCTTCACCAGCTCGGTGGTGAAAGACAGCTTCCTGCTGGGGCCGAAATTCCTGCATCTGCTGGGTGGCGGTGAGCTGCCGCTGGAATTCTCCATCGGTGAAGATCTGTTCAACTCATTCAAAATGGCAACATCCTGGAACCTCGATGAAGTCACACCGTTCGAGACTTACCGCATCGCAACCGCCACACAGAATACCGAACACCTGGATGCGGTATTTGCCCGCATGAAAGCGGAATTCCCTGTATTTGAACAATCGAAAGTCGTTGAACGCTGGGGCGCGGTTGTCGCACCAACCTACGACGAACTGCCGATTATTTCTGAAGTGAAAGAGTATCCGGGTCTGGTGATCAACACCGCGACTGTCTGGGGTATGACAGAAGGTCCGGCATCCGGTGAAATCACTGCGGATATCGTGACCGGTAAAAAACCGGTTATTGACCCGGCTCCGTTTAGTCTTTCACGTTTTAGTTAA
- a CDS encoding Lrp/AsnC family transcriptional regulator translates to MDSFDRKILSELQLDGRLTVTELADRVGLSLSPCHRRLKALEQSGAICDYRAQLDPRVLGLNFSALVFVTMKDGNQESMSKFETAVADIPQIIEAKRLFGDPDYMLTVVVKDIDAFQKLYDSRLAAMPGVQRLTSTLVMKDVIPARELPLL, encoded by the coding sequence ATGGACAGCTTTGACAGGAAGATTCTTTCTGAATTACAACTCGACGGGCGATTAACTGTCACTGAACTGGCAGATCGCGTGGGTCTTAGTTTGTCCCCCTGCCACCGGCGGCTGAAAGCACTGGAGCAATCCGGGGCTATCTGTGATTACCGCGCACAGCTTGATCCGCGCGTGCTGGGGCTGAATTTTTCCGCACTGGTGTTTGTCACTATGAAAGACGGCAACCAGGAAAGTATGAGCAAATTTGAGACAGCGGTGGCGGATATTCCGCAGATTATCGAAGCCAAACGGCTGTTTGGCGATCCGGACTATATGCTGACCGTTGTGGTCAAAGATATCGATGCCTTTCAGAAATTATATGACAGCCGCCTGGCCGCCATGCCGGGGGTTCAGCGCCTGACCTCCACCCTGGTAATGAAAGATGTGATCCCGGCGCGGGAACTGCCCCTGTTGTAA
- a CDS encoding RidA family protein, with protein sequence MRYKSLLLALPLVWGAAHASEGVVHHKLNGMPISESVEISSSKNIIFLSGKVPTKISKDAPEGVLASYGNTEAQTINIMEQIKAHLAGLGLEMKDVVKMQVFLVGGEETDGNMDFAGFMAGYSKYYNDKDSGNTLPARTTVQVSKLANPAWRVEIEVTAVRP encoded by the coding sequence ATGCGTTACAAAAGTTTACTGTTAGCTCTTCCGCTGGTCTGGGGCGCGGCTCACGCGTCAGAAGGTGTTGTTCATCATAAACTGAACGGTATGCCTATCTCTGAATCTGTGGAAATCAGCAGCAGCAAAAATATTATTTTCCTCAGCGGTAAAGTACCGACCAAAATTTCCAAAGACGCACCGGAAGGTGTTCTGGCGTCATACGGCAATACTGAAGCACAGACCATCAATATCATGGAACAGATCAAGGCGCACCTGGCTGGCTTAGGTCTGGAAATGAAGGATGTGGTGAAAATGCAGGTATTCCTGGTCGGCGGCGAAGAGACTGACGGTAATATGGATTTCGCGGGCTTTATGGCCGGTTACTCCAAATATTACAACGACAAAGATTCCGGTAACACATTACCGGCGCGTACCACTGTTCAGGTTTCTAAATTAGCAAACCCGGCATGGCGTGTAGAGATCGAAGTGACAGCTGTTCGTCCGTAA
- a CDS encoding ABC-F family ATPase → MLISNNITMQFGAKPLFENISVKFGGGNRYGLIGANGSGKSTFMKILGGDLAPSSGNVFLDPNERLGKLKQDQFAYEEFSVLDTVIMGHTELWEVKQERDRIYSLPDMSEEDGMLVADLEVQFAEMDGYTVESRAGELLLGVGIPLEQHNGPMSEIAPGWKLRVLLAQALFADPDILLLDEPTNNLDIDTIRWLEQTLNARNSTMIIISHDRHFLNMVCTHMADLDYGSLNVHPGNYDEYMFAATQARERLLADNAKKKAQISELQSFVSRFSANASKSRQATSRAKQIEKIQLTEIKASSRQNPFIRFEQDKKLFRNALEVENLSKGYDGNAPLFKNVNMMMEVGEKVAVLGMNGVGKSTFLKTLVGELTPDTGRYKWSENANIGYYAQDHATDFEVDMTVFDWMSLWMQPGDDEQSVRSVLGRLLFSQDDIKKSVQVLSGGEKGRMLFGKLMMTKPNILIMDEPTNHLDMESIESLNMALELYQGTLVFVSHDREFVSSLATRIIEITPEKVTDFTGSYDEYLRSRGIESENN, encoded by the coding sequence TTGTTAATCAGCAACAATATTACGATGCAGTTCGGCGCCAAGCCGCTGTTTGAAAATATCTCTGTCAAATTCGGCGGCGGTAACCGCTATGGCCTGATCGGCGCAAACGGCAGCGGTAAATCCACGTTTATGAAAATTCTCGGCGGTGATCTGGCGCCAAGCAGCGGCAACGTGTTTCTCGACCCGAACGAACGTCTGGGTAAACTGAAACAGGATCAGTTCGCCTATGAAGAATTTTCTGTGCTCGACACAGTCATTATGGGTCACACCGAACTGTGGGAAGTCAAACAGGAGCGTGACCGCATCTACAGCCTGCCGGACATGAGCGAAGAAGACGGTATGCTCGTGGCGGATCTCGAAGTGCAGTTTGCTGAAATGGACGGCTACACCGTTGAATCCCGCGCCGGTGAATTACTGCTGGGTGTGGGGATCCCGCTGGAACAGCATAACGGCCCGATGAGTGAAATCGCACCCGGCTGGAAACTGCGTGTGCTGCTGGCACAGGCGTTGTTTGCGGACCCGGATATTCTGCTGCTCGACGAACCGACCAACAACCTGGATATCGACACCATCCGCTGGCTGGAGCAGACACTGAATGCGCGCAACAGCACCATGATCATCATTTCCCATGACCGTCACTTCCTGAATATGGTGTGCACGCACATGGCCGATCTGGACTACGGCAGCCTGAATGTGCATCCGGGCAACTACGATGAATATATGTTTGCTGCTACTCAGGCGCGCGAACGACTGTTAGCGGATAACGCGAAGAAAAAAGCACAAATCAGTGAATTGCAGTCATTTGTCAGCCGTTTCAGCGCAAATGCCTCCAAGTCCCGTCAGGCAACGTCCCGCGCCAAACAGATTGAAAAAATTCAGCTGACCGAGATTAAAGCGTCCAGCCGTCAGAACCCGTTTATCCGTTTTGAGCAGGATAAAAAATTATTCCGTAATGCGCTGGAAGTGGAAAACCTGTCCAAAGGTTATGACGGTAACGCCCCGCTGTTCAAAAACGTCAATATGATGATGGAAGTGGGTGAAAAAGTCGCGGTTCTGGGTATGAACGGTGTGGGTAAATCCACCTTCCTGAAAACCCTGGTCGGTGAGCTGACACCGGATACCGGTCGTTATAAGTGGTCTGAAAACGCCAATATCGGTTACTACGCGCAGGATCACGCCACCGATTTTGAAGTTGATATGACGGTTTTCGACTGGATGAGCCTGTGGATGCAGCCGGGTGATGATGAGCAATCAGTCCGTAGTGTATTGGGCCGCCTGCTGTTCTCCCAGGATGACATTAAAAAATCCGTACAGGTGTTATCCGGGGGTGAAAAAGGCCGGATGTTATTTGGTAAGTTAATGATGACCAAACCAAACATTCTGATTATGGATGAACCGACCAACCACCTCGACATGGAATCTATTGAATCCCTGAATATGGCGCTGGAATTATATCAGGGAACATTAGTGTTTGTTTCCCATGACCGTGAGTTCGTCAGCTCCCTGGCGACCCGTATCATCGAAATCACACCGGAAAAAGTCACTGACTTTACCGGCAGTTACGATGAGTACCTGCGCAGCCGCGGTATTGAATCAGAAAATAACTGA
- a CDS encoding DUF4184 family protein, with protein sequence MPWTFAHPAIVFPLKKSRYGRWLNLPALITGSVSPDLLYSSGMYRAADEAHHFTGWFYTGLPVCLAVLLIFHWLSVPLKTVLPFPVTDPLTRSLRKNSVILLSLFIGAATHIIWDAFTHETGTMVRALSVLQVPLLQGMTDGQEIAVYKVLQHLGSLLGTGYLCLKFAQYQRALPEAEKRGNLIRLIRLIALAVLAALCTAPLAYRLAQTATGVHINRFVFYELSLSVSFFAGLVVLVALFQVIRKR encoded by the coding sequence ATGCCATGGACTTTTGCACATCCGGCGATTGTTTTTCCGCTGAAAAAATCCCGTTACGGGCGGTGGCTGAATCTGCCCGCACTGATTACGGGCAGTGTATCGCCGGACTTGCTGTATTCTTCCGGGATGTACCGCGCAGCGGATGAGGCGCATCATTTTACCGGCTGGTTTTATACCGGACTGCCGGTGTGTCTGGCGGTTCTGCTGATTTTTCACTGGTTATCCGTGCCGCTGAAAACCGTGTTACCGTTTCCGGTGACTGACCCGCTGACCCGTTCTCTGCGGAAAAACAGTGTCATTTTGTTGTCTCTGTTTATCGGGGCGGCCACACATATTATCTGGGATGCATTTACCCATGAAACCGGCACGATGGTGCGGGCGCTGTCCGTTTTGCAGGTACCGTTGTTGCAAGGTATGACTGACGGGCAGGAGATTGCGGTATATAAAGTGTTGCAGCATCTGGGATCACTGCTTGGTACCGGCTATCTCTGTCTGAAATTTGCACAGTATCAGCGGGCACTGCCGGAAGCAGAGAAGCGCGGGAATCTTATCCGGCTTATCCGTCTGATTGCACTGGCAGTTCTGGCGGCACTGTGTACGGCGCCGCTGGCGTACCGTCTGGCGCAGACAGCAACCGGTGTTCATATAAATCGTTTTGTCTTTTATGAATTGTCACTTTCTGTCTCCTTTTTTGCCGGGCTTGTTGTCCTGGTGGCACTTTTTCAGGTTATCAGAAAGCGTTAA
- a CDS encoding YaiI/YqxD family protein, protein MAIWVDADACPKVIKEILYRAADREKTEVTFVANQRLVVPPSPFLKTLQVSAGFDVADNEIVRRVQKDDLVVTADIPLAAEVLEKGAVALNPRGERYTPATIRERLTMRDFMDTMRASGIQTGGPAALNQRDRQLFANELDKWFLQCKKRTPSA, encoded by the coding sequence GTGGCGATTTGGGTGGATGCGGACGCCTGTCCGAAAGTTATCAAAGAGATCCTTTACCGGGCAGCGGATCGGGAAAAAACGGAAGTCACCTTTGTGGCCAATCAGCGGCTGGTGGTACCACCGTCACCATTTTTAAAAACATTGCAGGTCTCAGCCGGGTTTGATGTGGCCGATAATGAAATTGTCCGCCGCGTGCAGAAAGATGATCTTGTCGTCACCGCTGATATTCCGCTGGCCGCTGAAGTGCTGGAGAAGGGCGCGGTGGCACTGAACCCGCGCGGCGAACGTTATACCCCGGCGACTATCCGTGAGCGCCTGACCATGCGTGACTTTATGGACACCATGCGGGCTTCCGGCATCCAGACCGGCGGTCCGGCGGCGCTGAACCAGCGTGATCGCCAACTGTTTGCCAATGAACTGGATAAATGGTTTCTGCAGTGTAAAAAACGCACGCCATCCGCCTGA